In Pelosinus sp. IPA-1, a single window of DNA contains:
- a CDS encoding substrate-binding domain-containing protein, with translation MVRGKYLLISLLILAIAMLGGCQKQERQVSKDQVKFVIGVSQANLVEPWRIIMNEEIREEAAKHSDVRIVFTDAVQNSEKQVRDVGELLQQGIDLLIISPNDSVALTPVVAQAYKKIPVIVLDRAVEGYDYTLYIGPDNKSIGREAGKYIGELLSKTGGNVVEIQGPSGVPSLQERSAGFREVIGKYANISIIDTIVADWQRDKAEDKMTELLNQYPKIDVVFAHSDYMALGAYKAAKKKGITGIKFVGIDGFSGPNGGLQLVENGVLQGTFTCLTGGREAIQYALDILNHEKGLPKKIIPRSNKITLDNVLEFVKSTNETKKNNPTSKRRIVLGFSQLGAESDWRRANSQSIKTAAHEADIELIFLEGDQRQETQIRDIRSFIAQGVDVIAFSPVIESGWTEVLEEAKAAGIPVVLSDRAIKSDDASLYASFIGSDFVEEGRRAARWLVGQKKDTQQQNIVEIEGTFDSAPALDRKKGFAEIINNYPENTVIYSASGDFTEAGGQEIMKSALALYGNKIDVVYAHNDDMALGAIKAIEEYGLRPGKDILIVSVDATEAAFKAMLAGKLNCTVECTPLLGPQLMQAVKTLMTGRQLPMRIITSEGVFPSETARKDHVNRKY, from the coding sequence ATGGTTAGAGGCAAGTATTTGTTAATCAGCTTACTTATTTTAGCTATAGCAATGCTTGGGGGATGCCAAAAACAAGAAAGGCAGGTCTCTAAGGATCAAGTAAAATTTGTTATTGGCGTATCCCAGGCAAATTTGGTCGAGCCTTGGAGAATTATTATGAATGAGGAGATAAGAGAAGAAGCAGCAAAGCATAGCGATGTTCGCATTGTATTTACGGATGCTGTTCAAAATAGTGAAAAACAAGTTCGTGACGTAGGTGAATTATTACAACAGGGTATCGACTTGTTAATTATATCGCCAAATGATTCTGTTGCGTTGACGCCAGTAGTTGCCCAGGCTTATAAAAAAATTCCCGTTATTGTCTTAGACCGGGCGGTAGAAGGTTATGATTACACCTTGTATATTGGACCAGATAATAAATCCATTGGTAGAGAAGCGGGTAAATATATTGGCGAACTTCTTAGCAAAACAGGCGGAAATGTGGTAGAGATTCAAGGCCCATCTGGGGTACCTTCTTTGCAAGAAAGAAGTGCTGGTTTTCGCGAAGTAATTGGAAAATATGCAAATATTAGTATCATAGATACAATTGTTGCCGATTGGCAGCGAGATAAGGCAGAAGACAAAATGACTGAACTATTAAATCAGTATCCCAAAATCGATGTAGTTTTTGCCCATAGTGATTATATGGCACTAGGAGCATATAAGGCAGCGAAAAAGAAAGGGATTACTGGTATAAAATTTGTTGGTATTGATGGCTTTTCTGGCCCTAATGGGGGATTGCAGCTAGTAGAAAATGGCGTTTTACAAGGCACATTTACCTGTTTGACAGGGGGACGAGAAGCCATTCAGTACGCTCTCGACATTTTAAACCATGAAAAAGGTTTACCTAAGAAGATTATTCCACGGAGTAATAAAATTACTCTAGATAATGTTTTAGAATTTGTAAAGTCTACGAATGAAACTAAAAAAAATAATCCTACTAGCAAGCGGAGAATTGTATTAGGATTTTCTCAACTTGGTGCAGAGAGTGATTGGCGAAGAGCTAATTCGCAATCGATTAAGACGGCAGCCCACGAAGCAGATATTGAGCTTATATTTTTAGAGGGGGATCAACGGCAGGAGACCCAGATTAGAGATATCCGTTCCTTTATTGCGCAAGGCGTTGATGTGATTGCCTTTTCCCCTGTCATTGAATCAGGGTGGACTGAGGTGCTAGAAGAGGCCAAAGCAGCAGGAATTCCTGTTGTTTTATCGGACAGGGCCATTAAATCAGATGATGCCTCCTTGTATGCCAGCTTTATTGGTAGTGACTTTGTGGAAGAAGGGCGCAGAGCCGCAAGGTGGCTTGTTGGGCAAAAGAAAGATACCCAGCAGCAGAACATTGTTGAAATTGAAGGAACCTTTGATTCAGCGCCGGCACTAGATCGAAAAAAGGGGTTTGCTGAAATTATTAACAATTATCCTGAAAATACAGTTATTTACTCCGCATCTGGAGATTTTACGGAGGCTGGCGGACAAGAAATTATGAAATCAGCCTTAGCTCTTTATGGAAATAAGATTGATGTGGTATATGCCCATAATGATGATATGGCTTTAGGGGCGATTAAAGCCATTGAAGAATATGGTTTACGTCCAGGAAAGGATATTTTAATTGTTTCTGTGGATGCAACTGAAGCTGCTTTTAAAGCTATGCTTGCTGGTAAGCTTAACTGTACTGTGGAATGTACCCCCCTGCTCGGTCCGCAGCTGATGCAAGCTGTTAAAACTTTGATGACAGGGAGGCAATTACCTATGAGAATTATCACTTCGGAAGGTGTATTCCCATCTGAAACTGCAAGGAAGGATCATGTAAATCGCAAATATTAA
- a CDS encoding ABC transporter substrate-binding protein → MSKWKKITVALSVGIMMLTFAGCGGSAKQETAAKPADKKIVLGFSQIGAESEWRTANTESIKASAQAAGIDLKFSDAQQKQENQIKAIRSFIQQKVDVIAFSPVVETGWDAVLQEAKTAKIPVILTDRSIKMSNGKAEDYYVTFMGSDFVEEGRRAGKWLVDFMKKDKEPVNIVELQGTVGSAPAIDRKTGFEEVLKQNANYKIIKSQTGDFTRAKGKEVMESFLKSAKADGQKIDVLYAHNDDMAIGAIQAIEEAGLKPGKDIIIVSIDGVKGAFEAMIAGKLNASIECSPLLGDQLMAAAKDLVAGKTIDKRIVTKEGVFPAEVAAKELPNRKY, encoded by the coding sequence ATGTCAAAGTGGAAAAAGATCACAGTCGCTTTGAGTGTAGGTATTATGATGTTAACATTTGCAGGTTGTGGAGGTAGTGCCAAGCAGGAAACAGCTGCTAAGCCTGCAGACAAAAAAATTGTCCTAGGTTTCTCTCAAATTGGTGCGGAAAGTGAGTGGCGTACGGCAAATACTGAATCGATAAAAGCCTCAGCACAAGCAGCTGGGATTGACCTTAAATTTTCCGATGCACAACAAAAACAAGAAAATCAAATAAAAGCAATACGTTCATTTATACAACAAAAAGTCGATGTAATCGCTTTCTCACCTGTTGTTGAAACAGGCTGGGATGCAGTATTACAAGAAGCGAAAACAGCTAAAATACCTGTTATCCTGACAGATCGCTCCATTAAGATGAGTAATGGTAAAGCAGAAGACTATTATGTTACCTTTATGGGTTCTGACTTTGTGGAAGAAGGTCGTAGAGCTGGTAAATGGCTAGTTGATTTCATGAAAAAAGATAAAGAACCTGTTAATATTGTTGAACTTCAGGGAACAGTAGGTTCTGCACCTGCTATTGATCGTAAAACTGGATTTGAAGAAGTTTTAAAACAAAATGCAAATTATAAAATTATTAAATCCCAAACTGGTGATTTCACTCGTGCAAAAGGCAAAGAAGTTATGGAATCCTTCTTAAAATCAGCTAAGGCTGATGGACAAAAAATTGATGTTCTTTATGCTCATAATGATGATATGGCAATTGGTGCAATCCAAGCCATTGAAGAAGCTGGTTTGAAACCTGGTAAAGATATAATTATTGTTTCAATTGATGGTGTAAAAGGTGCTTTTGAAGCAATGATAGCTGGAAAATTGAATGCTAGTATTGAGTGCAGTCCATTACTTGGTGATCAATTAATGGCAGCTGCTAAAGATCTTGTAGCAGGCAAGACGATTGATAAACGCATTGTGACAAAAGAAGGTGTATTCCCTGCAGAAGTAGCTGCTAAGGAATTACCAAATCGTAAATATTAA
- a CDS encoding sugar ABC transporter ATP-binding protein: MDKMTSLLKAQGICKVFPGVKALTNVDFELKAGEIHCLMGENGAGKSTLIKVLTGVEVLDGGHIFLEDNPIKPSSPHHAQQLGISTVYQEVNLCPNLSVAENIFIGREPLHFGRIHWKEIHSRSEVLLAKMGLHIDVTQPLERYSVAIQQMVAIARALDISAKVLILDEPTSSLDAKEVGQLFDLIRKLKEEGMGIIFITHFIEQVYAVSDRITILRNGELVGSYKTTELPRVQLIAKMIGKAFDELENTCKKTEDNVSQDSSLVFLKAHGLGHKGSINPFDLYVNKGEVLGLVGLLGSGRTEVARTIFGIDKADCGKIEINGKIAKINTPVDAIQHGLAYCSENRKTEGIIDNLTVRENIILALQAKKGWIKYITKKKQEEIADRYIKLLNIKTSGPDQLIKNLSGGNQQKVILARWLLTEPTLLILDEPTRGIDIGAKVEIQKLILSLATDGMSVIFISSELDESVRCSNRMAVLRDRVKIAEISGEEIEEKFIMQTIAGV; this comes from the coding sequence ATGGATAAAATGACATCATTATTAAAGGCGCAAGGTATATGCAAGGTTTTCCCGGGAGTTAAAGCACTTACTAATGTAGATTTTGAATTAAAAGCGGGAGAAATCCATTGCTTAATGGGAGAAAATGGTGCAGGTAAATCTACCTTAATTAAAGTGTTGACAGGTGTTGAAGTATTAGATGGTGGTCATATCTTTTTGGAGGATAACCCAATCAAGCCAAGTTCTCCTCACCATGCACAACAATTAGGGATTAGCACAGTCTATCAAGAAGTGAATCTTTGTCCGAATTTGTCTGTCGCGGAAAATATTTTTATTGGGCGGGAACCCTTACATTTTGGTAGGATTCATTGGAAGGAGATTCATAGTCGTTCAGAAGTGTTACTGGCAAAGATGGGGCTTCATATTGATGTCACGCAACCCTTAGAACGATATTCAGTGGCCATACAACAGATGGTCGCTATCGCCAGAGCCCTTGATATATCAGCAAAGGTTCTTATCTTAGATGAACCAACTTCTAGCTTAGATGCGAAGGAAGTAGGGCAGCTTTTTGATCTTATCCGCAAACTGAAAGAAGAAGGCATGGGAATTATATTTATTACTCACTTTATTGAGCAAGTTTATGCTGTATCGGATCGTATCACTATATTGCGTAATGGGGAATTAGTAGGTTCTTATAAAACAACGGAATTACCTCGTGTTCAGTTAATTGCAAAAATGATTGGCAAAGCGTTTGATGAACTGGAAAATACTTGCAAAAAAACAGAAGACAATGTTAGTCAAGATAGTAGTCTAGTCTTTTTAAAGGCACATGGCCTTGGTCATAAAGGTTCAATTAATCCCTTCGACCTTTATGTGAATAAAGGGGAAGTTCTTGGCCTAGTGGGATTGTTAGGATCGGGGAGGACAGAGGTTGCCCGTACTATTTTTGGTATTGATAAAGCAGATTGCGGTAAAATTGAAATTAATGGGAAAATAGCCAAGATCAATACTCCAGTTGATGCAATTCAACATGGTCTGGCATATTGTTCGGAAAATAGAAAAACAGAAGGTATCATTGATAATCTTACGGTTAGAGAGAATATTATCCTTGCATTACAAGCAAAGAAAGGTTGGATAAAGTATATTACGAAGAAAAAGCAAGAAGAAATTGCGGATCGCTATATTAAATTATTAAATATTAAAACCTCAGGGCCGGATCAATTAATCAAGAATTTGAGCGGAGGCAACCAACAGAAAGTAATATTAGCTAGATGGTTACTGACAGAACCAACATTGCTTATATTAGATGAACCTACTCGCGGCATTGATATCGGCGCTAAAGTTGAAATTCAAAAACTCATACTGTCTCTTGCAACGGATGGAATGTCAGTTATCTTTATTTCATCAGAGCTAGATGAATCAGTGAGATGCTCTAATCGTATGGCCGTTTTACGAGATAGAGTAAAGATAGCTGAGATCTCTGGTGAAGAAATTGAAGAAAAATTTATTATGCAGACGATAGCAGGGGTGTAG
- a CDS encoding ABC transporter permease produces the protein MDIKNMWNRLKSSQLCWPLAALCIVLLFNLLFTKDFFSIEIKDGHLYGVTIDILNRATPLMLLAIGMTLVIATKGIDISVGSVIAISGAVAASLIGGKLEYVDGVQKLVTLVPMPVAILVALLATTLLGMWNGLLISRVGIQPIVATLILLVAGRGIAQLITQGQIITIYYKPFQYIGTGYLLGLPFSLFIVAVVFAITLYAVRKTALGMFIESIGINPVASKFAGISVSKYIFSVYAFSGLCAGIAGLIICSNVSSADGNNAGLFIELDAILAVSLGGNSLDGGRFSLVGSLIGALVIQSITTTIYAIGVPPEITLVVKSVVVILICLLQSANFRKVVFAKWAHKGGISDEKNAAKL, from the coding sequence ATGGATATAAAAAATATGTGGAATCGACTAAAAAGCTCTCAACTGTGCTGGCCTTTAGCCGCTTTATGTATAGTCTTACTGTTTAATCTCCTTTTTACGAAAGATTTTTTTTCGATTGAAATTAAAGACGGTCATCTTTATGGCGTTACGATTGATATCCTTAATCGTGCTACCCCTCTTATGCTTTTAGCCATTGGCATGACATTAGTTATTGCTACAAAAGGAATTGATATATCTGTAGGATCAGTGATTGCTATATCAGGGGCAGTAGCGGCCTCTTTGATTGGTGGTAAATTAGAGTATGTGGATGGCGTACAAAAGTTAGTAACCTTAGTGCCTATGCCGGTAGCTATACTTGTGGCACTGCTGGCAACTACTTTACTTGGGATGTGGAATGGATTATTAATTTCTAGAGTGGGAATCCAACCTATTGTTGCGACATTAATATTACTTGTGGCTGGTCGTGGAATTGCTCAGCTGATTACCCAAGGACAAATTATTACTATCTATTACAAACCTTTTCAATACATTGGTACCGGTTATCTATTAGGATTACCTTTTTCTCTGTTTATCGTCGCAGTAGTTTTTGCTATTACCTTATACGCAGTGCGCAAAACAGCACTTGGGATGTTTATTGAGTCAATTGGCATTAATCCTGTAGCTAGTAAATTTGCTGGGATTAGTGTTAGTAAATATATCTTTTCCGTATATGCTTTTTCTGGCCTATGTGCAGGTATCGCAGGGCTGATCATTTGCTCAAATGTAAGTTCAGCCGATGGAAATAACGCGGGACTTTTTATTGAACTCGATGCAATATTGGCTGTTTCTCTAGGCGGAAATTCTTTAGATGGTGGTCGGTTTTCTTTAGTAGGCAGCCTAATTGGAGCCTTAGTTATTCAAAGTATAACGACGACAATTTATGCCATTGGTGTGCCCCCAGAAATTACCCTTGTTGTTAAGTCCGTTGTTGTAATATTGATTTGCCTGCTGCAATCCGCTAATTTCCGAAAAGTTGTATTTGCTAAGTGGGCTCATAAAGGGGGGATTTCAGATGAAAAGAATGCAGCTAAGTTATAA
- the yjfF gene encoding galactofuranose ABC transporter, permease protein YjfF, protein MKRMQLSYKYINLFITIFLFIVLFAVGSGLYTGFFSAQVLLNMLIDNSFLIITSIGMTFVLIIGGIDISIGSVIALVCMLSAYLLEMQHWSPFIVIPVMLIMGSLFGLAQGSFIHFFNIQPFIVTLAGMFLARGLCYVISIDTIMITDPFYQQIATYRIPLPFDTFISISVLIAGALVLAALYLINYTKFGRTVYAIGGNAQSAMLMGLPVGRTKVLVYAFNGFCSALAGIVFSFYMLSGYGLHAVGLEMDAIASAVIGGTPLTGGVGFVTGTVFGVLIQGVIQTLIMFQGTLSSWWTKIAIAFLLCIFIVLQRVIIARKERTKAIA, encoded by the coding sequence ATGAAAAGAATGCAGCTAAGTTATAAGTACATAAATCTATTTATTACGATTTTCTTATTTATTGTCTTATTTGCTGTCGGATCAGGGCTTTACACTGGTTTCTTTTCAGCGCAAGTGCTATTAAATATGTTAATTGATAATTCCTTTTTAATTATTACCTCTATTGGAATGACCTTTGTTTTAATTATTGGCGGTATTGATATATCCATCGGCTCAGTCATCGCATTAGTATGTATGTTGTCAGCTTATTTACTTGAAATGCAGCATTGGAGTCCCTTTATAGTGATTCCTGTAATGCTGATTATGGGCTCTCTTTTTGGCCTTGCACAAGGTAGTTTTATTCATTTTTTCAATATACAGCCTTTTATTGTTACCCTTGCAGGGATGTTCTTAGCTAGAGGATTATGTTATGTCATAAGTATTGATACCATTATGATTACGGATCCCTTTTATCAGCAAATTGCTACTTATCGAATTCCCTTGCCTTTTGACACCTTTATTTCAATTAGTGTTCTTATTGCTGGAGCCTTAGTCTTAGCAGCATTGTATCTTATTAACTACACTAAGTTTGGACGTACTGTATATGCCATTGGTGGCAATGCCCAATCCGCTATGTTAATGGGGTTGCCAGTTGGGAGAACAAAAGTATTAGTATATGCTTTTAATGGATTTTGTTCCGCCCTGGCTGGGATTGTATTTAGTTTCTATATGCTTTCTGGTTATGGATTACATGCTGTTGGTTTAGAGATGGATGCCATTGCATCGGCAGTAATTGGTGGAACACCCCTGACGGGGGGAGTTGGCTTTGTGACAGGAACTGTCTTTGGAGTCTTAATTCAAGGGGTTATACAAACTCTCATTATGTTCCAAGGTACGTTAAGTTCTTGGTGGACTAAGATTGCGATTGCATTCCTATTGTGTATA